A genomic stretch from Gorilla gorilla gorilla isolate KB3781 chromosome 20, NHGRI_mGorGor1-v2.1_pri, whole genome shotgun sequence includes:
- the PAF1 gene encoding RNA polymerase II-associated factor 1 homolog, producing MAPTIQTQAQREDGHRPNSHRTLPERSGVVCRVKYCNSLPDIPFDPKFITYPFDQNRFVQYKATSLEKQHKHDLLTEPDLGVTIDLINPDTYRIDPNVLLDPADEKLLEEEIQAPTSSKRSQQHAKVVPWMRKTEYISTEFNRYGISNEKPEVKIGVSVKQQFTEEEIYKDRDSQITAIEKTFEDAQKSISQHYSKPRVTPVEVMPVFPDFKMWINPCAQVIFDSDPAPKDTSGAAALEMMSQAMIRGMMDEEGNQFVAYFLPVEETLKKRKRDQEEEMDYAPDDVYDYKIAREYNWNVKNKASKGYEENYFFIFREGDGVYYNELETRVRLSKRRAKAGVQSGTNALLVVKHRDMNEKELEAQEARKAQLENHEPEEEEEEEMETEEKEAGGSDEEQEKGSSSEKEGSEDERSGSESEREGDDRDEASDKSGSGEDESSEDEARAARDKEEIFGSDADSEDDADSDDEDRGQAQGGSDNDSDSGSNGGGQRSRSHSRSRSASPFPSGSEHSAQEDGSEAAASDSSEADSDSD from the exons ATGGCGCCCACCATCCAGACCCAGGCCCAGCGGGAGGATGGCCACAG GCCCAATTCCCACCGGACTCTGCCTGAGAG GTCTGGAGTGGTCTGCCGAGTCAAGTACTGCAATAGCCTCCCTGATATCCCCTTCGACCCCAAGTTCATCACCTACCCCTTCGACCAGAACAG GTTCGTCCAGTACAAAGCCACTTCCTTGGAGAAACAGCACAAACATGACCTCCTGACTGAGCCAGACCTGGGGGTCACCATCGATCTCATCAATCCTGACACCTACCGCATCGACCCCAATG TTCTTCTAGATCCAGCTGATGAGAAACTTTTGGAAGAGGAGATTCAGGCCCCCACCAGCTCCAAGAG ATCCCAGCAGCACGCGAAGGTGGTGCCATGGATGCGAAAGACAGAGTACATCTCCACTGAGTTCAACCGTTATGGCATCTCCAATGAGAAGCCTGAGGTCAA GATTGGGGTTTCTGTGAAGCAGCAGTTTACCGAGGAAGAAATATACAAAGACAGGGATAGCCAGATCACAGCCATTGAGAAGACTTTTGAGGATGCCCAGAAATCA ATCTCACAGCATTACAGCAAACCCCGAGTCACACCGGTGGAGGTCATGCCTGTCTTCCCAGACTTTAAG ATGTGGATCAATCCATGTGCTCAGGTGATCTTTGACTCAGACCCAGCCCCCAAGGACACGAGTGGTGCAGCTGCGTTGGAGATGATGTCTCAGGCCATGATTAG GGGCATGATGGATGAGGAAGGGAACCAGTTTGTGGCCTATTTCCTGCCTGTAGAAGAGACGTTGAAGAAACGAAAGCGGGaccaggaggaggagatggactATGCACCAGATGATGT GTATGACTACAAAATTGCTCGGGAGTACAACTGGAACGTGAAGAACAAAGCTAGCAAGGGCTATGAGGAAAACTACTTCTTCATCTTCCGAGAGGGTGACGGGGTTTACTACAATGAGTTGGAAACCAG GGTCCGCCTTAGTAAGCGCCGGGCCAAGGCTGGGGTTCAGTCAGGCACCAACGCCCTGCTTGTGGTCAAACATCGGGACATGAATGAGAAGGAATTGGAAGCTCAG GAGGCACGGAAGGCCCAGCTAGAAAACCACGAAccggaggaggaagaggaagaggagatggagacagaagagaaagaagctGGGGGCTCAG ATGAGGAGCAGGAGAAGGGCAGCAGCAGTGAGAAGGAGGGCAGTGAAGATGAGCGCTCGGGCAGCGAGAGTGAACGGGAGGGTGATGACAGGGACGAGGCCAGTGACAAGAGTGGCAGTGGTGAGGACGAGAGCAGCGAGGATGAGGCCCGGGCTGCCCGTGACAAAGAGGAGATCTTTGGCAGTGATGCTGATTCTGAGGACGATGCCGACTCTGATGATGAGGACAGAGGACAGGCCCAAGGTGGCAGTGACAATGATTCAGACAGCGGCAGCAATGGGGGTGGCCAGCGGAGCCGGAGCCACAGCCGCAGCCGCAGCGCCAGTCCCTTCCCCAGTGGCAGCGAGCACTCGGCCCAGGAGGATGGCAGTGAAGCTGCAGCTTCTGATTCCAGTGAAGCTGATAGTGACAGTGACTGA